A single window of Oreochromis aureus strain Israel breed Guangdong linkage group 5, ZZ_aureus, whole genome shotgun sequence DNA harbors:
- the myl2a gene encoding myosin regulatory light chain 2a, producing the protein MAPKKAKKRAAEGANSNVFSMFEQAQIQEFKEAFTIMDQNRDGFIDKNDLRDTFAALGRLNVKQEEIDDMLKEAPGPINFTVFLTMFGEKLKGADPEETILNAFKVFDPEGKGVLRKDYVTQMLTTQADRFSAEEMEQMFAAFPPDVAGNLDYKNLVHIITHGEEKDQE; encoded by the exons atg GCCCCCAAGAAAGCCAAGAAGAGGGCAGCGGAGGGAGCCAACTCCAATGTGTTCTCCATGTTTGAGCAGGCCCAGATCCAGGAATTCAAAGAG GCCTTCACCATCATGGACCAGAACAGAGACGGCTTCATCGACAAGAACGATCTGAGGGACACTTTTGCTGCTTTAG GACGTCTGAATGTGAAACAAGAAGAGATCGATGACATGCTCAAAGAAGCTCCCGGCCCAATCAACTTCACCGTCTTCCTCACCATGTTCGGCGAGAAGCTGAAAG GTGCCGATCCGGAAGAGACCATCCTCAATGCTTTTAAAGTCTTTGACCCTGAGGGTAAAGGGGTCCTGAGGAAGGACTA cGTGACACAGATGCTAACGACACAAGCCGACAGATTCTCAGCTGAAGAG ATGGAGCAGATGTTTGCTGCCTTCCCCCCGGATGTGGCTGGAAACCTGGACTACAAAAACCTGGTTCACATCATTACTCATGGAGAGGAGAAGGACCAGGAGTGA